CTTTCTTTGCCTGCTCGATTCCATCGACTTCGTGGCCTGTTTCTTCGGCGCCATCAAGATCGGCGCCGTGCCGGTACCGGTGAATACGCTGCTCACCAGCGCCGACTACGCCTACATGCTGGGCGACAGCCGGGCCGGCGTGCTGGTGGTCAGCGACGTCTTGCTGGAGAAATTCACACCCCTGATCGCCGACCAGGCCCAGCTCGAACACGTGCTGGTCTCGGGTGATGGAGTCGAACATGGCCACAGCAGACTGGCCGCCTTGCTGGCCGCCGCCGAGAGCGCCCTCGAGCCCGCGGCCACGACGGCCGACGACGTCGGTTTCTGGCTCTATTCCTCGGGTTCCACCGGCGCCCCCAAGGGTGCCGTGCACCTGCAGAGCGATGCCGTCCAGACGGCCGCACTCTATGGCTCGGCCGTGCTCGGCATCGTCGAGGACGACGTGGTCTTTTCGGCCGCCAAGCTTTTTTTCGCCTATGGCCTGGGCAACGCCCTGACCTTCCCCTTCCACGTCGGCGCCACGGCGGTGCTGATGGCCGAGCGGCCGACCCCTGAATCGGTGATGGCGCGGCTCAAGCGCCACGACCCCACCATCTTCTACGGCGTGCCGACGCTCTATGGCGCCATCCTGGCCGACCAGGGGCTGGACAAGGGGGCAAGCTCCCAACGCCTGCGCCGCTGCGTCTCGGCCGGCGAAGCGTTGCCCGAGGACATCGCCAAGCGTTGGGTCGAGCGCTTCGGCATCGATATTCTCGATGGCATCGGCTCGACCGAGATGCTGCATATCTTTCTTTCCAACGCGCCCGATGATTTCAGCTACGGCACCACCGGCAAGGCGGTGCCGGGCTACGAGCTCAGGATCGTCGACGAAGACGACCAGCCGGTGGCGGCCGGCGAACTCGGCGAGCTCTTGGTGCGCGGCCCCTCCAGCGCCACGGCCTACTTCAACAACCGGGCCAAGAGCCTGGCCACCTTCCAGGGCCCCTGGACCCGCACCGGCGACAAATACCTGCAGGACGAGGCGGGCTATTACGTCTATGGCGGGCGTTCCGACGACATGCTCAAGGTGGGCGGCATCTGGGTCTCGCCCTTCGAGGTCGAATCCGCCCTGATGGCCCACGACCAGGTGCTGGAAGCGGCGGTGGTCGGCCAACCCGACGCAGACGACCTGATCAAGCCCAAGGCCTTCGTCGTGCCGACCGAGGGCAGCAACGGCTCGCCCGAGCTGGCCGACGAGATCAAGGCCTTCGTCAAGGACCGCCTGGCGCCCTACAAGTACCCGCGCTGGGTCGAGTTCGCCGACGAATTGCCCAAGACCGCGACCGGCAAGATCCAGCGCTTCAAGCTGCGTGGCAACTAGGTATTAGCGCCATGCCGCATTACGACGTCGACGGCGTGCGGCTGGAGTACGCCTGGCACGGCCCCCGGCCGGACCAGGCACCGACCATCGTCTTTTTGCACGAAGGCCTGGGCTGCGTCTCTATGTGGCGCGACTTCCCGGCCGAACTGGCAGCCGCCACCGGTCTCGGTGCCCTGGTCTACAGCCGCCGCGGCTACGGCACCTCCGATCCTTGCGAACTGCTGCGCCAGCCCGACTTCATGCACGTCGAGGGTCTCGAGGTGCTGCCGCGCCTGGTCGAGCTGGCGGGGCTGGGCGATTTCCTGCTGGTGGGTCATTCCGACGGCGCCTCCATCGCCCTCATTTATGCCGGCAATCCCGCCGGCTACGGCCGTGATGGCCTCAAAGGGGTGATGGTCGAGGCACCGCA
This window of the Alphaproteobacteria bacterium genome carries:
- a CDS encoding benzoate-CoA ligase family protein; the encoded protein is MPEFATEFALVDLTQRPPAVSLPRHYNAAHDFVDRHLTEGRGDKLAIIDDGGQYSYAEVAERVNRAGNMLRALGVGMEQRVFLCLLDSIDFVACFFGAIKIGAVPVPVNTLLTSADYAYMLGDSRAGVLVVSDVLLEKFTPLIADQAQLEHVLVSGDGVEHGHSRLAALLAAAESALEPAATTADDVGFWLYSSGSTGAPKGAVHLQSDAVQTAALYGSAVLGIVEDDVVFSAAKLFFAYGLGNALTFPFHVGATAVLMAERPTPESVMARLKRHDPTIFYGVPTLYGAILADQGLDKGASSQRLRRCVSAGEALPEDIAKRWVERFGIDILDGIGSTEMLHIFLSNAPDDFSYGTTGKAVPGYELRIVDEDDQPVAAGELGELLVRGPSSATAYFNNRAKSLATFQGPWTRTGDKYLQDEAGYYVYGGRSDDMLKVGGIWVSPFEVESALMAHDQVLEAAVVGQPDADDLIKPKAFVVPTEGSNGSPELADEIKAFVKDRLAPYKYPRWVEFADELPKTATGKIQRFKLRGN
- a CDS encoding alpha/beta hydrolase, with the translated sequence MPHYDVDGVRLEYAWHGPRPDQAPTIVFLHEGLGCVSMWRDFPAELAAATGLGALVYSRRGYGTSDPCELLRQPDFMHVEGLEVLPRLVELAGLGDFLLVGHSDGASIALIYAGNPAGYGRDGLKGVMVEAPHVMVEEISVQGIKQAHRAFENGDLRQRLARHHGDNVDCAFYGWSLVWLQNDFAQFNIMDYVGRIEVPLQVIQGEGDDYGTPGQLAAIGRALGDGVELNLWTDCGHAPHQEKPREVLAAMTRFIGETLG